The following are encoded in a window of bacterium genomic DNA:
- the purH gene encoding bifunctional phosphoribosylaminoimidazolecarboxamide formyltransferase/IMP cyclohydrolase gives MRKIKRALLSVSDKSGIVDFARALVEMGVEILSTGGTRRQLAEAGVPVRAVEEYTGFPEIMDHRVVTLHPKVHGGLLAVRDKQTHMAEAEQLGIEMIDMVVVNLYPFQQTVAREGVTLPEAVENIDIGGPTMLRSAAKNHKYVAVVCSPAYYDAVLEEMRANGAALSEKTRQKLALETFAHTGQYDAAIAQYLSMAFAEEAATFPKYLAPWYVKRGSDLRYGENPHQAAALYAHLGAHEPGLALAEKVSGEKELSFNNFLDLTAAMEAARDFSEPTAIIVKHLNPCGAASGATLAEAFADAWAADPISAFGGVIGVNRVVDVQTAQMIGNAQMLQDVIAPRYREESGDFESTILAAFVEAIIAPGYEPEALELLRKHKNMRVMVQPDFAPAGRGKDFDIKKIPGGLVVQTPDAQSVNKLDLKVVTKQKPTDEQLESLLFADKIAKHVKSNAIVLVQGKRLVGCGAGQMSRVDSSVIAARKAGQRAAGSVLASDAMFPARDGLDAAAQTGAVAIIQPGGSIRDAEVIEAADEHGLVMVLTGMRHFWH, from the coding sequence ATGCGCAAGATCAAGCGAGCGTTGCTGAGTGTGAGCGACAAGTCCGGCATCGTGGATTTCGCCCGGGCCCTGGTGGAGATGGGCGTGGAGATACTGTCCACCGGCGGCACCCGCCGGCAGCTCGCCGAAGCCGGCGTGCCGGTCCGTGCGGTCGAGGAGTACACGGGCTTTCCCGAGATCATGGACCACCGAGTCGTGACGCTGCACCCCAAGGTGCATGGCGGGCTGCTGGCCGTCCGCGACAAGCAGACCCACATGGCCGAGGCGGAGCAGCTCGGCATCGAGATGATTGACATGGTGGTGGTCAATCTCTACCCCTTCCAGCAGACGGTGGCGCGCGAGGGCGTGACGCTGCCGGAAGCGGTCGAGAACATTGACATCGGCGGGCCGACGATGCTCCGGTCGGCGGCCAAGAACCACAAGTATGTCGCCGTCGTGTGCAGCCCCGCCTACTACGACGCGGTGCTCGAGGAGATGCGCGCCAACGGCGCCGCCCTGAGCGAGAAGACGCGGCAGAAGCTGGCCCTGGAGACCTTCGCCCACACCGGGCAGTACGATGCGGCCATCGCGCAGTACCTCTCGATGGCCTTCGCCGAAGAGGCAGCGACTTTCCCCAAGTACCTGGCCCCGTGGTACGTCAAGCGCGGCAGCGACCTTCGCTACGGCGAGAACCCCCACCAGGCCGCGGCCCTGTACGCCCACCTGGGCGCCCACGAGCCGGGCCTGGCGCTGGCGGAGAAGGTCTCCGGCGAGAAGGAGCTGTCCTTCAACAACTTCCTCGATCTGACCGCCGCCATGGAAGCGGCGCGGGACTTCTCTGAGCCGACCGCGATCATCGTCAAGCACCTCAACCCCTGCGGCGCGGCTTCGGGCGCGACGCTGGCGGAGGCTTTCGCCGACGCCTGGGCCGCTGACCCGATCTCGGCCTTCGGGGGCGTCATCGGCGTCAACCGCGTCGTGGATGTCCAGACCGCGCAGATGATCGGCAACGCCCAGATGCTGCAGGATGTCATCGCCCCCCGCTACCGCGAGGAGTCCGGGGACTTCGAGAGCACGATCCTGGCGGCGTTCGTCGAGGCGATCATCGCGCCGGGCTACGAGCCCGAGGCGCTGGAGCTGCTGCGCAAGCACAAGAACATGCGCGTGATGGTGCAGCCGGACTTCGCCCCCGCGGGGCGCGGGAAGGACTTCGACATCAAGAAGATCCCCGGTGGTCTGGTCGTGCAGACCCCGGATGCCCAGAGCGTCAACAAGCTCGACCTGAAGGTCGTCACGAAGCAGAAGCCGACCGACGAGCAGCTTGAGTCGCTGCTGTTTGCGGACAAGATCGCCAAGCACGTCAAGAGCAACGCCATCGTGCTGGTGCAGGGCAAGCGCCTCGTGGGGTGCGGCGCGGGGCAGATGAGCCGGGTGGACAGCTCGGTCATCGCGGCCCGCAAGGCCGGTCAGCGCGCGGCGGGGTCGGTGCTGGCGTCGGACGCGATGTTCCCGGCGCGCGACGGCCTGGACGCCGCGGCGCAGACAGGCGCGGTGGCGATCATCCAGCCGGGCGGCTCGATCCGCGACGCCGAGGTCATCGAGGCGGCCGACGAGCACGGGCTGGTCATGGTCCTGACGGGGATGAGGCATTTCTGGCATTGA
- a CDS encoding carboxypeptidase-like regulatory domain-containing protein: MRAVSLVVCLVCLVCSVAAAVPVTGKVSDAAGKPLAGVRVYVLVIADRDAESFRAPWKQVVTGADGAFALDWPLAPEKVSYSMAMVYQPGLAVDFVSGGRLVPLSFVLKPTVPIKGSVLGDDGKPLAGARVTLDSCYEQSEGSYKHGQVPPELRDVLAVRTDANGQYALEVVATGVRPTLAISAPGYGEARITFEKQVTPVRLTRAGSLRGQLVCTDPAVPLAGWTVSVYGTGPPGGNTHSYYNSVCQTQAQGQFSLPELPPADYQFRVTAPSGVGYGAREGKATVTSGQTAEMKLTVEKLLPVKGRVVGADTKKGLANIGVSVGSSGAQTGPDGTFRVQCLPGTVTAYAYDRDSNYRSSDYRSPKQYTLAAPGLDVGDIVLQPAFRVSVQVVDEAGQPVAGAKLNYQQSGDDALPPFARSDLATDATGSYTLKGLTGDTLVVSATKDDLASEPAQVDVAKQQGPVKLVLRPGLMCAMTVTLRDQDGRPITDAAVQVYEQTNQYGRNRAAPPADATGCITAVRLTPGNGYNFEIEAPGCWPMGTPKWTAVAGQTHDCGVITLTRNRGLVAGKVVDAAGKPAAGMIVVCSMEAPQPASATTGADGSFRLAGLMEGPVCLFVHSGGLRCTAQIAKTGQEDVVLQAPAARPLRYNAGEAARATGGGGEAAGAGEPSPQAAQQAQDLILEALEKTKGGDTWDRWRLLLALAKRDPQLALQTAAAHGDKDDGVRAVVAMQHLCDAPQDAKLMLQALDPEQVQQSIMYAHGWHLGRVAPEMGARIGEALLESARRQRGSESVSGWALALRWLQRYDPAQAEALIPGLLLRAQTLGVSERDAYARTMAAQIIVGQDPAAALELLKPIADDNDLQRYTAKLAPCLAGRDPKRAVALLKGLKQDWYREQEMPECLAAFPAAQRDLALAEARQLKSAYAKARALAKLAQLLPREQAPGLLTEAAEALLQGGDMRGYPMQENVTGLLCLGLVAQRLGCEEYREIVWRGVAAHAPNADYGPRPVSESARTQVQLASRLGTCDPVLGRHILELALKRVGDWRQEEAYTQRSIVSAAAAIDPQWGLELVRQMPLDPDVKKRDGWTAGMLAVAGRLWQSEAERTTALLQSDGMGRSWLAEDDSLD, translated from the coding sequence ATGCGCGCTGTCAGCCTCGTCGTGTGTCTGGTCTGCCTTGTCTGCTCCGTCGCAGCCGCCGTGCCCGTGACCGGGAAGGTCTCCGATGCCGCCGGCAAGCCGTTGGCCGGGGTGCGCGTCTATGTGCTGGTCATCGCCGACCGGGACGCCGAGAGCTTCCGCGCCCCGTGGAAGCAGGTGGTGACCGGGGCGGATGGGGCCTTTGCGCTCGATTGGCCGCTCGCGCCGGAGAAGGTCTCCTACTCCATGGCCATGGTTTACCAGCCGGGGCTGGCGGTGGACTTCGTCTCCGGGGGGAGGCTCGTGCCGCTGAGCTTCGTGCTCAAGCCTACGGTGCCGATCAAGGGGAGTGTGCTGGGGGACGATGGCAAGCCGCTGGCCGGAGCGCGCGTGACGCTGGACTCGTGCTATGAGCAGAGCGAGGGCAGCTACAAGCATGGCCAGGTCCCCCCCGAGTTGCGAGACGTGCTCGCGGTGCGGACGGACGCCAACGGGCAGTATGCGCTGGAGGTCGTGGCCACCGGCGTACGGCCTACGCTGGCGATCAGCGCTCCCGGCTACGGGGAGGCGCGGATCACCTTCGAGAAACAGGTGACGCCGGTGAGGCTCACACGGGCCGGAAGCCTGCGGGGGCAGTTGGTCTGCACCGATCCTGCTGTCCCACTGGCTGGCTGGACTGTGTCCGTCTACGGCACTGGCCCACCGGGCGGCAACACCCACTCGTACTACAACAGCGTCTGCCAGACGCAGGCGCAGGGGCAGTTCTCGCTCCCGGAGTTGCCGCCGGCGGACTACCAGTTCCGTGTCACCGCGCCGTCCGGGGTCGGTTACGGCGCGCGCGAGGGCAAGGCGACCGTCACCTCAGGCCAGACCGCCGAGATGAAGCTGACCGTCGAGAAGCTGCTGCCGGTCAAGGGGCGCGTGGTGGGGGCAGACACCAAGAAGGGCCTCGCCAACATCGGGGTCAGTGTCGGCTCGTCCGGGGCCCAGACCGGCCCGGACGGGACGTTCCGTGTGCAGTGTCTGCCGGGCACAGTCACCGCGTACGCCTATGACCGTGACTCCAACTACCGCTCCTCCGACTACCGGAGCCCCAAGCAGTACACGCTGGCCGCGCCGGGGCTCGACGTAGGAGACATCGTGCTGCAGCCGGCGTTCAGAGTGTCGGTGCAGGTGGTGGATGAGGCGGGACAGCCGGTGGCGGGAGCGAAGCTCAACTACCAGCAGTCCGGTGACGATGCCCTGCCTCCCTTCGCGCGCAGCGACCTGGCCACCGATGCCACGGGCAGCTACACGCTCAAGGGGCTGACGGGCGACACGCTCGTCGTGTCGGCGACGAAGGACGACCTGGCCTCGGAGCCCGCGCAGGTGGATGTTGCCAAGCAGCAAGGGCCGGTGAAGCTGGTGCTGCGGCCCGGGCTCATGTGCGCCATGACGGTGACGCTCCGCGACCAGGACGGGCGGCCGATCACCGATGCGGCCGTGCAGGTCTACGAGCAGACGAACCAGTACGGCAGGAACCGTGCCGCTCCGCCGGCGGATGCGACAGGATGCATCACGGCGGTGCGTCTGACGCCGGGCAACGGCTACAACTTCGAGATCGAGGCGCCCGGCTGCTGGCCCATGGGCACCCCGAAGTGGACCGCCGTGGCCGGGCAGACGCATGACTGCGGGGTCATCACACTGACGCGCAACCGGGGCCTCGTGGCGGGGAAGGTCGTGGACGCCGCGGGGAAGCCGGCTGCGGGGATGATCGTCGTCTGCTCTATGGAAGCGCCCCAACCCGCGTCAGCGACCACCGGGGCAGACGGGAGCTTCCGACTGGCGGGGCTGATGGAGGGGCCGGTGTGCCTCTTCGTGCACAGCGGCGGGCTGCGCTGCACGGCGCAGATAGCCAAGACGGGGCAGGAGGACGTGGTGCTGCAGGCGCCGGCGGCGCGGCCGCTGAGGTACAACGCGGGCGAGGCCGCCCGCGCTACTGGTGGAGGGGGTGAGGCCGCCGGTGCTGGTGAGCCATCTCCCCAAGCGGCCCAGCAGGCGCAGGACCTGATCCTCGAGGCACTGGAGAAGACGAAGGGCGGAGACACCTGGGATCGCTGGCGGCTGCTGCTGGCGCTGGCCAAGCGCGACCCGCAGTTGGCGCTGCAGACTGCGGCCGCCCACGGCGACAAAGATGACGGCGTGCGGGCCGTCGTGGCCATGCAGCACCTGTGCGATGCGCCGCAGGATGCGAAGCTGATGTTGCAGGCCCTCGATCCCGAGCAGGTGCAGCAGAGCATCATGTATGCCCATGGGTGGCACCTCGGCCGGGTCGCGCCGGAGATGGGGGCGAGGATCGGTGAGGCGCTGCTCGAGAGCGCCCGGCGCCAGCGCGGCAGCGAGAGCGTCTCGGGATGGGCCCTCGCGCTGCGGTGGCTACAGCGGTACGACCCGGCGCAGGCCGAGGCGCTGATCCCCGGGTTGCTGCTGCGGGCCCAGACCCTCGGCGTCTCCGAGCGCGATGCCTATGCCCGGACCATGGCGGCCCAGATCATCGTGGGACAGGACCCGGCGGCGGCGCTGGAGCTGCTCAAGCCCATCGCCGATGACAACGACCTGCAGCGCTACACGGCCAAACTGGCGCCGTGCCTGGCCGGCCGCGACCCGAAGCGCGCTGTGGCCCTGCTCAAGGGCCTCAAGCAGGACTGGTACCGGGAACAGGAGATGCCCGAATGCCTGGCGGCCTTCCCGGCGGCCCAGCGCGACCTGGCGCTGGCCGAGGCGCGGCAGCTCAAGAGCGCCTACGCGAAGGCCCGGGCACTGGCGAAGCTGGCGCAGTTGCTCCCGCGCGAGCAGGCACCGGGGCTGCTGACGGAGGCCGCCGAGGCGCTGTTGCAGGGCGGCGACATGCGTGGCTACCCGATGCAGGAGAACGTGACAGGCTTGTTGTGCCTGGGGCTCGTCGCGCAGCGGCTGGGCTGTGAGGAGTACCGAGAGATCGTCTGGCGCGGCGTCGCCGCGCACGCCCCCAACGCCGACTATGGGCCGCGCCCTGTTTCCGAAAGCGCGCGCACGCAGGTCCAGTTGGCCTCGCGCCTGGGAACGTGCGACCCGGTTCTGGGGCGGCACATTCTGGAGTTGGCCCTCAAGCGCGTGGGCGACTGGCGCCAGGAGGAAGCCTACACGCAGCGGAGCATCGTCTCCGCGGCGGCGGCGATTGACCCGCAGTGGGGGCTGGAGCTGGTGCGGCAGATGCCGCTGGACCCGGACGTGAAGAAGCGGGACGGGTGGACCGCCGGGATGCTTGCTGTCGCCGGCCGCCTGTGGCAGAGCGAGGCGGAGCGGACGACGGCGCTGCTGCAATCCGACGGCATGGGTCGTTCATGGCTTGCGGAAGACGACAGCCTGGATTAG
- a CDS encoding serine hydroxymethyltransferase, producing MNRTLAQADHEIARILADELERQKYTLMLIPSENYASRAVMAAAGSVFTNKYAEGYPRKRYYNGCENYDRLEQLAIDRAKDIFRCDHANVQVHTGSQANMAAYYCLLNKGDRILGMSVAHGGHLTHGLDRNFSGLFYESHSYGLNPETDRLDYDQILEVAKTVRPKVIVAGASAYPRIIDFQRFREIADAVDACLIADIAHIVGLVAAGSHPDPVPYCDMVTSTTHKTLRGPRGALILCPDKWADKLDRAVFPGVQAGPLMQIIAAKAVAFKEAQEFGFREYQRQIIRNAQFLAQALLDEGFQLVTGGTDNHLMLVDLRSNNISGRDAANLCEMAGIVANKNLIPGDPANPVETSGIRFGTPAATTRGMKEAEMVQIGQWIARVIHDGRNEDGSPNEAVLEDIRGQVRSLCEAFPIYEDLDVR from the coding sequence ATGAACCGCACACTGGCCCAGGCCGACCACGAGATCGCTCGCATTCTGGCTGACGAGCTGGAGCGCCAGAAGTATACCTTGATGCTTATCCCCTCCGAGAACTACGCCTCGCGCGCCGTCATGGCCGCGGCGGGCTCGGTGTTCACCAACAAGTACGCCGAGGGCTACCCCCGCAAGCGCTACTACAACGGCTGCGAGAACTACGACCGGCTCGAGCAGCTGGCCATTGACCGTGCCAAGGACATCTTCCGGTGCGACCATGCCAATGTTCAGGTCCACACCGGCTCGCAGGCCAACATGGCGGCGTACTACTGCCTGCTCAACAAGGGCGACCGCATCCTGGGCATGAGCGTCGCCCACGGCGGTCACCTCACCCACGGCCTGGACCGGAACTTCTCGGGCCTGTTCTACGAGAGCCATTCGTATGGCCTCAACCCCGAGACGGACCGGCTGGACTACGACCAGATTCTCGAGGTCGCCAAGACGGTGCGCCCCAAGGTGATCGTGGCGGGCGCCAGCGCCTACCCGCGCATCATTGACTTCCAGCGCTTCCGCGAGATCGCCGACGCCGTGGATGCCTGTCTGATCGCCGACATCGCCCACATCGTGGGCCTGGTGGCGGCCGGCTCGCATCCGGACCCGGTGCCCTACTGTGACATGGTGACCTCGACGACCCACAAGACCCTGCGCGGGCCCCGCGGCGCGCTCATCCTGTGTCCGGACAAGTGGGCTGACAAGCTCGACCGCGCGGTCTTTCCCGGCGTGCAGGCGGGGCCGCTGATGCAGATCATCGCCGCCAAGGCGGTGGCCTTCAAGGAGGCGCAGGAGTTCGGCTTCCGCGAGTACCAGCGGCAGATCATCCGCAACGCGCAGTTCCTCGCCCAGGCGCTGCTGGATGAGGGCTTCCAGCTCGTGACGGGCGGCACTGACAACCACCTGATGCTGGTGGACCTGCGCAGCAATAACATCAGCGGGCGCGACGCAGCGAATCTGTGTGAGATGGCGGGCATCGTGGCCAACAAGAACCTGATCCCCGGCGACCCCGCCAACCCCGTGGAGACCAGCGGCATCCGCTTTGGCACGCCGGCCGCCACCACTCGGGGCATGAAGGAAGCCGAGATGGTGCAGATCGGCCAGTGGATCGCGCGCGTGATCCACGACGGGCGCAACGAGGACGGCAGTCCGAATGAGGCCGTGCTGGAAGACATTCGCGGCCAGGTCCGCAGCCTGTGCGAAGCCTTCCCGATCTACGAGGACCTCGACGTCAGGTAG
- a CDS encoding four helix bundle protein: MTEISDFKQLDAWQKGRDLVQIIYGITLRFPGAERNALASQMQRAAISVPSSIAEGYGRGTRQEYMHSLRLARGSLCELESQLILAHDLGLIADPEPISVVIRDTHRLLHGLLRALHRPPGDGKEVSQ; encoded by the coding sequence GTGACCGAGATCAGCGACTTCAAGCAGTTGGATGCCTGGCAGAAGGGGCGGGACCTCGTCCAGATCATCTACGGGATCACGTTGCGCTTCCCTGGAGCCGAGCGCAATGCGCTGGCCAGCCAGATGCAGCGGGCAGCGATCTCCGTCCCTTCGAGCATCGCCGAAGGCTACGGCCGCGGCACGCGGCAGGAGTACATGCATTCCCTGCGTCTCGCCCGGGGCTCGCTGTGCGAGCTGGAGTCCCAGTTGATCCTGGCGCACGACCTGGGGCTCATCGCCGACCCGGAGCCGATCAGCGTCGTGATCCGTGACACGCACCGCCTGTTGCACGGTCTCCTGAGGGCGCTGCATCGGCCCCCCGGAGACGGGAAGGAAGTCTCACAGTGA
- a CDS encoding DUF2029 domain-containing protein, whose protein sequence is MSRTKPPSRHRGIAPRLMVLLAMCGVAYAGASLLHRATTGQTDFSVFYRTAEAIRGGAPAEFYARRDEATGFHRCISPSGTALFFYMPWLSIRGAALVWMGLNLGLLVVSAWCLWRVFGALERQRRLYRGTWLWACAVLMILSVDCLQVGQLSLLFTTCWLVYLLAGEGLPGAVLLMLPTAIKLYPGLLFAVPVGLRRWRQVLWLPVAAILVGWLLAWLPYGGHLPGMWAGFFRYMILGGESSRALAMVDPYLPSNQSLDVTVLRYLADLPGFSQAHPHFPHLTLDPAVVMRLILALKLVILVLTGIAAWRLGKRAAARPHWTALVMLALWSVTLYLLLPETKARYAVYTFPAWLPLLAMTGAQRRRRGPYLGRCALIALGLAALLELLPDELRLYGTACVATVVVWGMLLSASWRGNLGPPRVSTH, encoded by the coding sequence ATGTCTCGGACGAAGCCACCGTCGCGGCATAGAGGGATCGCGCCCAGGCTCATGGTGCTGCTGGCCATGTGTGGTGTGGCCTATGCCGGCGCGAGCCTCCTGCACCGCGCCACGACCGGCCAGACGGACTTCTCGGTCTTCTACCGCACGGCAGAGGCCATCCGGGGAGGCGCCCCGGCCGAGTTCTACGCGCGGAGGGACGAGGCCACCGGCTTCCACCGCTGCATCTCCCCCTCCGGGACGGCCCTGTTCTTCTACATGCCCTGGCTGAGCATACGCGGGGCAGCCCTCGTGTGGATGGGGCTGAACCTCGGCCTGCTGGTGGTGTCGGCCTGGTGCCTGTGGCGCGTCTTCGGGGCCCTGGAGCGGCAACGCCGGCTGTACCGGGGCACATGGCTGTGGGCTTGCGCGGTCCTGATGATCCTGTCGGTAGACTGTCTGCAGGTCGGGCAGTTGAGTCTGCTGTTCACGACCTGCTGGCTGGTGTACCTGCTGGCCGGCGAGGGACTGCCCGGGGCCGTGCTGCTCATGCTGCCGACGGCCATCAAGCTGTACCCGGGGCTGCTCTTCGCCGTGCCGGTGGGGCTGCGCCGGTGGCGGCAGGTGCTGTGGCTGCCCGTAGCGGCCATCCTGGTCGGCTGGCTGCTGGCATGGCTGCCATACGGCGGGCACCTGCCGGGGATGTGGGCGGGCTTCTTTCGCTACATGATCCTCGGCGGTGAGAGCAGCCGCGCCCTGGCGATGGTAGACCCCTACCTACCCAGCAACCAGAGTCTCGATGTGACCGTGCTGCGCTACCTGGCGGACCTGCCGGGCTTCAGTCAGGCTCACCCCCACTTCCCCCACCTCACCCTCGACCCGGCCGTCGTCATGCGCCTCATCCTGGCGCTCAAGTTGGTCATTCTGGTACTCACCGGCATCGCCGCCTGGCGGCTGGGCAAGCGAGCCGCGGCCCGGCCGCACTGGACGGCGCTGGTGATGCTGGCCCTGTGGTCGGTGACGCTGTACCTGCTGCTGCCGGAGACGAAGGCGCGCTATGCGGTGTATACGTTCCCGGCGTGGCTGCCGCTGCTGGCGATGACCGGCGCGCAGCGCCGACGACGGGGGCCGTACCTGGGCCGCTGCGCGCTGATTGCCCTGGGGCTGGCCGCGCTGCTGGAGCTGCTGCCGGATGAACTACGGCTATACGGCACGGCCTGTGTGGCCACAGTCGTGGTGTGGGGGATGCTGCTGAGTGCCTCGTGGCGGGGGAACCTCGGGCCGCCACGGGTGTCAACACATTGA